A section of the Metabacillus endolithicus genome encodes:
- a CDS encoding D-alanyl-D-alanine carboxypeptidase family protein, whose translation MNNVRIKQLIAIVVAFAFVITSFYPYSNAQAAEPISINASSAIIIEESTGTILYGKNIDEMLPVASMAKVMTEYLVLEAIKDGKIKWDQTYTPTEYVYKISQNRNLSNVPLRLDGSYNVEELYEAMAIYSANGAAIGLAELIAGSETAFVKMMNDKAKELGLTNYEFVNATGLENKDLLGKHPEGTSADAESKVSARDMALLSQRLIQDFPDILKTASIAKKTFREGTDDATEMPNWNWMLPGLVYGYEGVDGLKTGSTSSAGSCFTATAEKNGMRVITVVMNAKAEDGGGDVKNPRFFATEKMLNYAFDHFTVKEVFPAGYQIKKESTIPVVKGKEDNVSVETKKAVTLVVKNGEEESYKASYKIDSSQLTKEGELTAPVKEGQKVGTMTVNYAGEGEALSYIQKDKLPQVDLVTKEAVEKANWFVLSMRGIGGFFGGLWGTVTDTVKGWF comes from the coding sequence ATGAACAACGTGAGAATTAAACAATTAATTGCAATTGTCGTTGCTTTTGCATTTGTAATTACGTCTTTTTACCCTTATTCAAATGCTCAGGCAGCAGAGCCTATTTCTATTAATGCAAGCTCTGCAATCATCATTGAAGAGTCAACAGGTACTATTCTTTATGGTAAAAATATAGATGAAATGCTGCCAGTCGCTAGTATGGCAAAGGTAATGACAGAGTACCTGGTGCTAGAAGCGATTAAAGATGGAAAAATTAAGTGGGACCAAACATATACACCTACTGAATATGTGTATAAAATTTCTCAAAATCGTAATCTATCAAATGTACCATTAAGACTCGATGGCTCATACAATGTAGAGGAATTATATGAGGCTATGGCAATTTACTCTGCAAATGGTGCAGCAATTGGTCTGGCTGAGTTAATTGCAGGATCCGAAACGGCATTTGTAAAAATGATGAATGATAAAGCAAAAGAATTAGGTTTAACAAACTATGAATTTGTTAATGCGACAGGATTAGAAAATAAGGACTTACTTGGAAAGCACCCTGAAGGAACAAGTGCAGATGCAGAGAGTAAAGTTTCTGCTCGAGATATGGCACTGTTATCACAACGATTGATTCAGGACTTTCCTGATATTTTAAAAACAGCTAGTATTGCTAAAAAAACCTTCAGAGAAGGAACTGACGATGCTACAGAGATGCCAAACTGGAACTGGATGCTTCCAGGTCTTGTTTACGGCTATGAAGGCGTTGATGGGTTGAAAACTGGATCAACTTCATCTGCAGGGTCTTGCTTTACAGCAACTGCTGAAAAAAACGGTATGCGAGTAATCACAGTTGTTATGAATGCAAAGGCTGAAGATGGAGGTGGAGATGTTAAAAATCCTCGCTTCTTTGCAACCGAAAAAATGTTGAATTATGCGTTTGATCATTTTACAGTAAAAGAAGTTTTTCCTGCTGGTTATCAGATTAAAAAAGAGTCAACGATCCCAGTAGTAAAAGGGAAAGAAGATAATGTATCTGTAGAAACAAAAAAAGCTGTTACGCTTGTTGTGAAAAATGGAGAAGAAGAATCATATAAGGCATCTTATAAAATTGATTCTAGTCAATTAACGAAAGAAGGAGAATTGACTGCTCCAGTTAAGGAAGGTCAAAAGGTAGGAACGATGACTGTGAATTATGCTGGTGAAGGTGAAGCACTAAGCTATATTCAAAAAGATAAACTTCCTCAAGTAGATCTTGTTACAAAAGAAGCTGTAGAAAAAGCAAACTGGTTTGTTTTATCCATGAGAGGAATCGGCGGTTTCTTTGGTGGATTATGGGGAACAGTAACGGACACAGTTAAAGGTTGGTTTTAA
- the pdxS gene encoding pyridoxal 5'-phosphate synthase lyase subunit PdxS — translation MSNNTGTDRVKRGMAEMQKGGVIMDVVNAEQAKIAEEAGAVAVMALERVPADIRAAGGVARMADPTIVEEVMNAVSIPVMAKARIGHIVEARILEAMGVDYIDESEVLTPADEEYHLLKSDFTVPFVCGCRDLGEATRRIAEGASMLRTKGEPGTGNIVEAVRHMRKVNAQIRKVAAMSEDELMTEAKNLGAPFELLLQIKKEGKLPVVNFAAGGVATPADAALMMQLGADGVFVGSGIFKSENPAKFARSIVEATTHFQDYELIASLSKGLGSAMQGIEISSLLPEHRMQERGW, via the coding sequence ATGAGTAACAATACAGGTACTGACCGCGTAAAACGTGGAATGGCAGAAATGCAAAAAGGCGGCGTCATCATGGACGTTGTTAATGCAGAGCAAGCAAAGATTGCAGAGGAAGCAGGCGCTGTTGCTGTAATGGCACTTGAGCGAGTTCCAGCTGACATTCGTGCAGCAGGCGGTGTAGCAAGAATGGCTGACCCTACAATTGTTGAGGAAGTTATGAATGCTGTATCTATTCCAGTTATGGCAAAAGCTCGTATCGGTCACATTGTTGAAGCTCGTATACTTGAAGCTATGGGCGTAGATTACATTGATGAGAGTGAAGTATTAACTCCAGCTGATGAAGAATATCACCTTTTAAAAAGTGATTTCACAGTTCCATTTGTATGTGGATGCCGTGATCTTGGTGAAGCAACACGCCGTATTGCTGAAGGTGCTTCAATGCTTCGTACAAAAGGTGAGCCAGGTACTGGTAACATCGTTGAAGCAGTACGTCATATGCGTAAAGTAAATGCTCAAATTCGTAAAGTTGCAGCAATGAGTGAAGATGAGTTAATGACTGAAGCAAAAAATCTTGGTGCACCATTTGAGCTGCTTCTTCAAATTAAAAAAGAAGGTAAATTACCTGTTGTTAACTTCGCAGCTGGTGGTGTAGCAACTCCTGCTGATGCGGCATTAATGATGCAATTAGGAGCAGACGGTGTATTCGTTGGTTCTGGTATCTTTAAATCAGAAAATCCAGCAAAATTTGCTCGTTCAATCGTTGAAGCAACAACACACTTCCAAGATTATGAGTTAATTGCTAGCCTATCAAAAGGACTTGGATCTGCAATGCAAGGAATTGAAATCTCAAGCCTTTTACCAGAACACAGAATGCAAGAGCGTGGTTGGTAA
- the pdxT gene encoding pyridoxal 5'-phosphate synthase glutaminase subunit PdxT — protein MLKIGVLGLQGAVREHIRSIEACGAEGIVVKTTNQLDDLDGLIIPGGESTTMRRLIDKYNFMEPLKAFAESGKPMFGTCAGLIMLAKKLVGYTESHLGLLDVTVERNSFGRQKDSFEAELMITGVGEDFVGVFIRAPHIVEVGEDVEILSKHNGRIVAARQGQFLGCSFHPELTDDHRMTQLFINMVKESK, from the coding sequence ATGCTGAAAATTGGTGTTTTAGGTTTACAAGGTGCTGTGCGAGAACATATTCGTTCAATCGAAGCTTGTGGTGCAGAAGGAATCGTCGTTAAGACAACAAACCAACTTGATGACCTTGACGGCTTAATTATTCCAGGTGGAGAAAGCACCACAATGCGTCGCTTAATTGATAAATACAATTTCATGGAACCTTTAAAAGCTTTTGCTGAATCAGGTAAGCCTATGTTCGGAACATGTGCAGGCTTAATTATGTTAGCAAAAAAATTAGTAGGTTATACTGAATCTCATTTAGGATTATTGGATGTTACAGTAGAACGTAACTCCTTTGGTCGCCAAAAGGATAGCTTTGAAGCAGAGCTAATGATTACCGGTGTTGGTGAAGATTTTGTTGGTGTCTTCATACGAGCTCCACATATTGTGGAAGTTGGAGAAGATGTAGAGATTTTATCTAAACATAACGGAAGAATCGTTGCTGCTAGACAAGGGCAATTTCTTGGATGCTCATTTCATCCAGAATTAACGGATGATCACCGAATGACTCAGTTATTTATAAATATGGTGAAAGAGTCTAAATAA
- the serS gene encoding serine--tRNA ligase — MLDIKFLRANLDEAKQKLAKRGEDLTDFGKFEDLDKKRRELIAATEELKSKRNEVSSQVAQLKREKQDADHLISEMKDVGEKIKGYDDELREVETALEQLLLSIPNIPHESVPVGDTEDDNVEARNWGEIPKFSFEPKPHWEIADGLQILDFERAAKVTGSRFVFYRGLGARLERALFNFMLDLHVEEHGYTEIMPPFIVNRDSMTGTGQLPKFEEDAFKIVGEDYFLIPTAEVPVTNLHREEILNVEQLPISYAAFSANFRSEAGSAGRDTRGLIRQHQFNKVELVRFVKPEDSYEELEKLTGHAEKVLQLIGLPYRVMSMCTADLGFTAAKKYDLEVWIPSYGTYREISSCSNFEAFQARRANIRFRREAKAKVEHVHTLNGSGLAIGRTVAAILENYQQEDGSVIIPEVLRPYMGNKERISVVE; from the coding sequence ATGTTGGATATTAAATTTTTACGTGCTAACTTGGATGAAGCAAAACAAAAATTAGCCAAACGTGGTGAGGATTTAACTGACTTTGGGAAATTTGAAGATCTTGATAAAAAAAGAAGAGAACTTATCGCAGCTACTGAAGAATTAAAAAGCAAAAGAAATGAAGTATCTTCTCAGGTAGCGCAACTTAAAAGGGAAAAACAGGATGCTGATCATCTTATTAGTGAAATGAAAGATGTAGGAGAAAAAATAAAAGGATATGATGATGAACTACGTGAGGTAGAAACAGCTTTAGAGCAATTGCTATTATCTATCCCGAATATTCCTCATGAAAGTGTTCCTGTTGGCGATACAGAAGATGATAATGTAGAAGCTCGAAATTGGGGTGAGATCCCTAAATTCTCATTTGAACCAAAACCACATTGGGAAATTGCAGATGGTCTGCAAATCTTAGATTTTGAAAGAGCAGCTAAAGTAACTGGTAGCCGTTTTGTATTCTATCGTGGTTTAGGAGCTAGATTAGAGAGAGCACTCTTTAACTTTATGCTTGATTTACATGTAGAGGAACACGGGTATACAGAAATCATGCCACCTTTTATTGTGAATAGAGATAGTATGACTGGAACAGGTCAATTACCAAAGTTTGAGGAAGATGCTTTTAAGATCGTCGGAGAAGACTATTTCTTAATTCCAACGGCAGAAGTCCCAGTAACAAATTTACATCGTGAGGAAATCCTTAATGTAGAACAACTTCCAATCAGCTATGCCGCATTCAGTGCAAATTTCCGTTCAGAGGCTGGATCTGCTGGTAGAGATACAAGAGGATTAATTCGTCAACATCAGTTTAACAAAGTAGAGCTTGTTCGTTTCGTTAAACCAGAGGATTCTTATGAGGAATTAGAAAAATTAACTGGTCATGCTGAAAAGGTCCTTCAATTAATAGGTCTACCATATCGTGTTATGAGCATGTGTACAGCTGACCTTGGGTTTACAGCAGCGAAAAAGTATGATTTAGAAGTATGGATTCCAAGCTATGGAACGTACCGTGAAATCTCTTCTTGTAGTAATTTTGAGGCATTCCAAGCTAGACGTGCGAATATTCGATTCAGAAGAGAAGCCAAAGCAAAAGTTGAGCATGTTCACACATTAAATGGATCTGGTTTAGCAATTGGTCGTACTGTTGCTGCTATTTTAGAAAATTATCAACAAGAAGATGGATCAGTCATTATTCCAGAAGTATTAAGACCGTATATGGGAAATAAAGAACGTATATCTGTTGTAGAATAA
- a CDS encoding deoxynucleoside kinase, with protein MNLREKYNIPNNAVITIAGTVGVGKSTMTKALAKELDFKTSFEKVDSNPYLDKFYADFERWSFHLQIYFLAERFKEQKKIFEYGGGFIQDRSIYEDTGIFAKMHYEKGTMSEVDYETYRNLFDAMVMTPYFPHPDLLIYLEGSLDDILSRIKLRGRAMEQQTPVEYWQEMHQRYEDWINNFNACPVLRININDYDIMTNGQSIEPIIERIGYFIEQTKFLKK; from the coding sequence ATGAATTTACGAGAAAAATATAATATTCCAAACAACGCTGTGATTACTATTGCAGGTACCGTTGGTGTAGGAAAGTCAACTATGACAAAAGCTCTGGCAAAGGAGCTTGATTTTAAAACATCATTTGAGAAAGTTGATTCTAATCCGTATCTTGATAAATTTTACGCAGATTTCGAAAGATGGAGCTTTCATTTACAAATCTATTTCCTTGCAGAACGCTTTAAAGAGCAAAAAAAGATTTTTGAATATGGCGGAGGTTTTATTCAGGATCGTTCCATATATGAAGACACTGGAATCTTCGCAAAGATGCATTACGAAAAAGGAACAATGTCTGAAGTAGATTATGAAACATATCGAAATTTATTTGATGCGATGGTTATGACTCCTTATTTCCCACATCCTGACCTTCTGATCTATCTTGAAGGAAGTTTAGACGATATATTATCTCGAATTAAATTACGTGGACGAGCTATGGAGCAGCAAACTCCCGTAGAATATTGGCAAGAGATGCACCAGCGTTATGAGGATTGGATTAATAATTTTAACGCTTGTCCTGTTTTACGTATTAACATTAATGATTACGACATTATGACAAATGGTCAGTCCATTGAACCGATTATTGAAAGAATTGGCTATTTTATTGAGCAAACAAAATTTCTTAAAAAATAA
- a CDS encoding deoxynucleoside kinase — translation MMNIPFITVEGPIGVGKTSLSKAIADYYQFHLLKEIVEENPFLGKFYADIEEWSFQTEMFFLCNRYKQLEDIDKKYLQAGKSVVADYHIYKNLIFAKRTLKNEQYDKYLKIYDILTDGMPKPNIIIYLSASLDTLLSRIAKRGREIEHQIDPSYLQQLTEDYEIAMTQWEKENPSIPIIRFNGDTLDFVQNKQDLTYIFNTLNQYLQKGVTIDEFTRKI, via the coding sequence ATTATGAATATACCCTTTATTACAGTAGAGGGACCAATTGGTGTTGGGAAAACATCATTGTCAAAAGCAATTGCTGATTATTATCAGTTTCATCTATTAAAAGAAATTGTTGAGGAAAATCCTTTCTTAGGAAAGTTTTACGCTGATATTGAAGAGTGGAGTTTTCAAACGGAAATGTTCTTTCTTTGCAATCGTTATAAACAATTAGAAGATATCGATAAGAAATATCTCCAAGCAGGTAAATCAGTTGTAGCGGATTATCACATTTATAAAAATCTTATTTTTGCTAAACGTACGCTTAAAAATGAGCAGTATGATAAATACTTGAAAATCTATGATATTTTAACGGATGGAATGCCGAAACCAAATATCATTATTTATTTAAGTGCTAGTTTAGATACTCTACTTAGTAGAATTGCAAAAAGGGGTCGTGAAATCGAACATCAAATCGATCCAAGCTATTTGCAACAACTCACAGAAGACTACGAGATCGCTATGACACAATGGGAAAAAGAAAATCCATCCATTCCTATTATTCGTTTTAATGGAGATACATTAGATTTTGTTCAAAATAAACAAGACCTAACCTATATATTCAATACATTGAATCAGTATTTGCAAAAAGGAGTAACAATAGATGAATTTACGAGAAAAATATAA
- a CDS encoding isochorismatase family cysteine hydrolase yields METKSEQALLIIDMINDFQFHNGPNLAKQADTISHNILSLKENMKKNGSPIIYINDHYKLWQANFEKIAAKCRNSLSENIIHRLFPNDDEYFLIKPKHSAFYGTALNTLLYSLNIKELVITGIAGNICVLFTANDAYMREYRITVPSDCIASNTEEDNDFALKMMKHILKASIIESKNS; encoded by the coding sequence ATGGAAACAAAAAGTGAACAAGCACTCCTCATTATAGATATGATCAATGATTTTCAATTTCATAATGGACCTAACTTAGCTAAACAAGCTGATACCATCTCACATAACATTCTTTCTCTGAAGGAAAACATGAAAAAGAACGGCTCTCCGATTATTTATATCAATGATCATTATAAACTATGGCAAGCCAACTTTGAAAAGATTGCAGCAAAGTGCAGGAATTCATTAAGTGAAAATATCATTCATCGCCTTTTCCCTAATGATGATGAGTATTTTTTGATTAAACCAAAACATTCTGCTTTTTATGGGACAGCATTGAACACCCTTTTATATAGCTTAAATATTAAGGAACTTGTTATTACAGGGATTGCCGGGAATATATGTGTCCTGTTTACAGCTAATGATGCATATATGAGAGAATATCGGATTACTGTTCCTTCTGATTGCATTGCCTCTAATACAGAGGAAGATAATGATTTTGCATTAAAAATGATGAAACATATCCTTAAAGCCTCAATTATTGAGTCTAAAAATAGCTGA
- the tadA gene encoding tRNA adenosine(34) deaminase TadA, producing MNDQHFMKIALEEARKAKEIGEVPIGAVIVLNDVVVGVAHNLRETEQRSIAHAEILAIDQACKEVDSWRLEDATLYVTLEPCPMCAGAIVLSRIKRVVYGASDPKGGCAGTLMNLLQEERFNHQVEVTKGIEEQECSGMLSSFFRELREKKKKEKNT from the coding sequence ATGAATGATCAACACTTTATGAAGATAGCTTTAGAAGAGGCAAGAAAAGCAAAAGAAATTGGAGAAGTTCCAATTGGAGCAGTGATTGTTTTGAATGATGTTGTTGTGGGTGTTGCTCATAACTTGAGGGAAACCGAACAACGATCGATTGCTCATGCTGAAATTTTAGCGATTGACCAAGCGTGTAAGGAAGTAGATTCTTGGAGATTAGAAGATGCTACACTATATGTTACATTAGAACCTTGTCCTATGTGTGCTGGTGCCATTGTCCTTTCAAGGATAAAGAGAGTTGTTTACGGTGCTTCTGACCCAAAGGGTGGATGTGCAGGTACTCTAATGAACTTACTTCAGGAGGAGAGATTTAACCACCAAGTTGAAGTCACAAAAGGAATTGAAGAGCAGGAATGTAGTGGAATGCTCAGTTCTTTTTTTCGTGAGTTAAGAGAGAAGAAAAAGAAAGAAAAAAACACATGA
- the recR gene encoding recombination mediator RecR — translation MHYPEPISKLIDSFMKLPGIGPKTAVRLAFFVLNMKEDVVLDFAKALVNAKRNLSYCSVCGHITDQDPCYICENDRRDKSIVCVVQDPKDVIAMEKMKEYNGKLYHVLHGSISPMEGIGPEDIKIPELLKRLQDDVIQEVILATNPNIEGEATAMYISRLLKPSGIKLTRIAHGLPVGGDLEYADEVTLSKALEGRREL, via the coding sequence ATGCATTATCCTGAACCAATATCAAAGCTAATTGATAGCTTTATGAAATTGCCAGGAATCGGTCCGAAAACGGCCGTTCGACTGGCTTTTTTTGTATTAAATATGAAAGAAGATGTGGTCTTGGATTTCGCAAAGGCTCTAGTTAATGCCAAGCGGAATTTATCGTACTGCTCTGTTTGTGGTCATATTACAGATCAGGATCCTTGTTATATATGCGAAAATGACCGTCGTGATAAAAGCATTGTGTGTGTTGTTCAAGATCCTAAAGATGTGATCGCTATGGAGAAAATGAAAGAATATAACGGGAAATTGTACCATGTACTTCATGGCTCGATTTCTCCGATGGAAGGGATCGGACCTGAAGATATAAAAATACCGGAACTTTTAAAAAGACTTCAAGATGATGTAATACAAGAAGTAATTTTAGCAACTAACCCTAATATTGAAGGGGAAGCAACCGCGATGTATATTTCAAGGTTATTAAAGCCATCAGGTATTAAACTAACTAGAATTGCACATGGTTTACCGGTAGGTGGAGATTTGGAATATGCTGATGAAGTAACCCTATCAAAAGCACTAGAAGGAAGAAGAGAGCTGTAA
- a CDS encoding YaaL family protein, whose protein sequence is MLFRRKGWLRNQYDQQLIQNLLLKKKEWNRQKQLIDKSVEPSPEVLYELKVAEAKYFFLLKEAKNRNIKIGKL, encoded by the coding sequence ATGCTTTTTCGCCGTAAAGGGTGGCTGAGGAATCAATATGATCAACAACTGATTCAAAATTTACTTCTGAAGAAGAAAGAGTGGAATCGGCAAAAGCAACTGATTGATAAAAGTGTTGAACCTTCTCCTGAGGTACTCTATGAATTAAAAGTAGCAGAAGCGAAATACTTCTTTTTATTAAAGGAAGCAAAAAACCGAAACATTAAAATTGGCAAGCTATAG
- a CDS encoding pro-sigmaK processing inhibitor BofA family protein: MDPIIVFSILGGLVLILLFVGAPIKPIQWIGQLFVKIIIGALLLFFVNAFGTSIDLHIPINLITSSISGILGIPGLAALIVIKTFIIA; this comes from the coding sequence ATGGATCCTATTATAGTTTTTTCTATATTGGGTGGACTCGTATTGATTCTATTGTTTGTCGGAGCACCGATTAAACCCATTCAATGGATCGGTCAACTGTTTGTTAAGATTATAATTGGAGCACTATTATTATTTTTTGTAAATGCATTTGGTACAAGCATAGACTTGCATATTCCAATTAATCTAATAACATCAAGTATCTCTGGGATATTGGGAATCCCCGGATTAGCAGCGCTAATCGTTATAAAAACATTTATTATTGCTTAA